One genomic window of Corynebacterium pseudotuberculosis includes the following:
- a CDS encoding FAD-dependent oxidoreductase → MTEPMRVAIIGAGPAGIYASDLLVKSEVDVKIDLFERMPAPFGLIRYGVAPDHPRIKGIIKSLHNVLDKPEIRLLGNIDVGKDITIDELRQYYDAIIFSTGAVADRYLEIPGSDLKGSYGAGEFVGFYDGNPDFERNWDLSAKQVAVIGVGNVGLDVSRILAKTGDELLVTEIPDNVYAALKNNQAEEVHVFGRRGPAQVKFSPMELKELDHSPTIEVVVSPEDIDYDEASIEARHASKSQDLVCQTLENYAMRDLKGAPHKLFIHLFESPVEILGEDGQVVGLRTERTEYDGQGGVRNTGKFTDWPVQAVYRAVGYRSEAINDVPFDPTNHVIPNDGGHVLHEGAIVPGLYTTGWIKRGPVGLIGNTKSDAKETTEMLVADWTDGKLTAATERDDAAIIAFLKDRGIAVTTWDGWHILDAAERALGEAEGRERKKIVEWDEMVSHAAPE, encoded by the coding sequence ATGACTGAACCAATGCGTGTAGCCATAATAGGTGCGGGCCCAGCCGGGATTTACGCTTCTGACCTGCTAGTAAAATCAGAGGTAGACGTAAAGATCGATCTCTTTGAGCGCATGCCCGCCCCCTTCGGATTAATCCGTTATGGTGTGGCACCTGACCATCCGCGCATCAAGGGCATCATCAAATCCCTTCACAATGTCCTAGATAAACCTGAGATCCGCCTTCTAGGAAATATCGACGTGGGCAAGGACATTACCATAGATGAGCTGCGTCAGTATTATGACGCCATCATCTTCTCCACAGGTGCCGTGGCCGACCGTTACCTTGAAATCCCCGGATCAGACCTCAAGGGCTCTTATGGCGCGGGAGAGTTTGTGGGATTCTATGACGGCAACCCGGACTTTGAACGCAACTGGGATCTTTCCGCTAAACAGGTCGCAGTTATCGGCGTAGGCAACGTGGGCCTCGACGTATCGCGCATCCTAGCCAAAACCGGCGACGAGCTCCTAGTCACCGAAATCCCCGACAATGTCTACGCAGCTCTCAAAAACAACCAAGCTGAGGAAGTCCATGTTTTTGGACGCCGAGGACCAGCTCAAGTCAAGTTCTCCCCCATGGAGCTCAAAGAGCTCGACCACTCCCCGACCATCGAGGTCGTAGTCAGCCCCGAGGACATCGATTATGATGAGGCCTCCATCGAGGCCCGCCACGCTTCCAAGTCCCAGGACCTGGTCTGCCAGACCCTGGAAAACTATGCAATGCGCGATCTCAAGGGCGCCCCCCACAAGCTCTTCATCCACCTCTTTGAATCCCCCGTAGAGATTCTCGGCGAGGACGGCCAGGTTGTAGGCCTGCGCACCGAGCGCACCGAATACGACGGCCAAGGCGGAGTGCGCAACACTGGTAAATTCACCGATTGGCCAGTTCAAGCCGTCTACCGCGCCGTGGGCTACCGATCAGAGGCCATCAACGACGTTCCTTTTGACCCCACCAATCACGTTATCCCCAACGACGGCGGACACGTCCTCCACGAGGGCGCCATCGTTCCCGGCCTTTACACCACCGGCTGGATCAAACGCGGTCCCGTGGGGCTCATTGGCAACACCAAGTCCGACGCCAAAGAAACCACGGAGATGTTGGTAGCAGACTGGACGGACGGCAAACTCACCGCAGCCACAGAGCGTGACGACGCCGCCATCATCGCATTCCTCAAAGACCGCGGCATCGCCGTCACCACCTGGGACGGCTGGCACATTCTCGACGCCGCAGAGCGCGCACTCGGAGAGGCCGAAGGCCGCGAGCGTAAGAAGATCGTGGAATGGGATGAGATGGTCTCTCATGCAGCACCAGAATGA
- the pta gene encoding phosphate acetyltransferase, whose product MTEIQHASVLLTRAGRNFDGFAVDAFADRLGLPVQQLVEKHADLAEILASKPLENRPGLFMGTGNVNFDARAASALGVPLLLLIDAPGMHVDLAAEECAELGVVLAAAFTAEEAETEAGMEKIRAGLNVETPVVMSAPVFESWLLDQAKAQHSHIVLPEGDDDRILEAAHQLLAQDICELTILGNPEAITARAAELGFDLSKAHLQDPATDPNAEKFAVDFAELRKKKGVTLEEARETMKDISYYATMMIHEGLADGMVSGAAHTTAHTIKPSFQIIKTAPGTSVVSSIFLMVMRGRLWAFGDCAVNPNPTAEQLAEIAVVSARTAAQFGIDPRVALLSYSTGSSGAGPDVDRSVAAVAKAHELDPELKLDGPLQFDAACDPGVAAKKMPNSEVAGHANVFIFPDLEAGNIGYKTAQRTGHALAVGPILQGLNKPVNDLSRGATVADIVNTVAITAIQAGGK is encoded by the coding sequence GTGACTGAAATTCAGCACGCATCAGTCCTGCTCACCCGGGCAGGACGCAACTTTGACGGGTTTGCCGTCGACGCTTTTGCGGATCGTCTTGGACTTCCGGTGCAGCAGCTCGTTGAAAAGCATGCTGACCTCGCAGAGATTCTGGCGTCTAAGCCGCTAGAAAACCGCCCCGGATTGTTCATGGGCACCGGAAACGTCAACTTCGATGCTCGGGCAGCTTCTGCTTTGGGTGTCCCACTCCTGTTGCTTATCGACGCCCCCGGTATGCACGTGGATCTCGCCGCAGAGGAATGCGCCGAACTGGGCGTTGTTCTAGCTGCTGCTTTTACTGCTGAAGAAGCGGAGACGGAAGCCGGCATGGAGAAGATTCGTGCAGGTTTGAACGTTGAGACTCCCGTTGTTATGAGCGCTCCTGTTTTTGAATCATGGCTGCTCGACCAAGCTAAGGCACAGCACTCTCACATCGTCCTGCCTGAGGGTGATGATGATCGTATTCTTGAGGCTGCGCATCAACTGCTCGCTCAAGACATTTGTGAGCTGACCATTCTGGGCAACCCAGAGGCCATCACTGCTCGGGCAGCGGAGCTCGGTTTTGACCTTTCCAAGGCTCATCTCCAGGATCCAGCTACTGACCCGAACGCGGAAAAGTTTGCCGTTGACTTCGCTGAGCTGCGTAAAAAGAAGGGCGTGACCCTTGAAGAGGCTCGGGAGACAATGAAGGACATCTCCTACTACGCCACCATGATGATTCATGAGGGACTGGCAGACGGCATGGTGTCCGGAGCAGCACACACAACTGCTCATACCATCAAGCCAAGCTTCCAGATTATCAAGACTGCGCCGGGCACCTCTGTTGTCTCGTCGATCTTCCTGATGGTCATGCGAGGCCGTCTCTGGGCATTTGGCGACTGCGCCGTGAACCCCAACCCCACCGCTGAGCAGCTGGCGGAAATCGCAGTGGTTTCTGCCCGTACTGCAGCGCAGTTTGGTATCGATCCCCGCGTTGCTCTGCTGTCTTACTCCACCGGCAGCTCCGGAGCCGGCCCCGACGTGGACCGTTCCGTAGCGGCAGTGGCCAAGGCTCATGAGCTAGACCCCGAGCTCAAGCTCGATGGTCCTCTGCAGTTCGACGCTGCTTGTGATCCAGGTGTTGCGGCTAAGAAGATGCCTAACTCTGAGGTTGCGGGGCACGCAAACGTCTTTATCTTCCCGGACCTTGAGGCCGGAAACATCGGATACAAGACAGCTCAGCGCACCGGCCATGCGCTGGCCGTAGGACCTATCCTACAGGGCCTAAATAAGCCGGTTAATGATTTATCTCGCGGTGCGACGGTTGCAGATATTGTGAACACCGTTGCTATCACCGCTATTCAAGCAGGAGGAAAATAG
- a CDS encoding serine/threonine protein kinase — MNDPLSRGTEAIPFDPFADDEEDDLSGLLNDLSSIQKDTDTDARSREKSISTFRSRRGTNRDDRTVANGMVTLPFIPVSTAEEMLKDDAYIEQKGLEKPLLHPGDILANQYEVRGVIAHGGMGWIYVASDRNVSGRVVVLKGMRDKANANPHDYGAAVAEREFLADITHPGIVKSYNFIDDHRVEGGFIVMEYVPGPSLADRRKEQPGGFFSIDIAIAYILEILPALDYLHSRGVVYNDLKPDNIIVAEDQVKLIDLGAVSGIGAFGYIYSTKGFQAPEVATDGPSIASDIYTIGRTLAALTVDLPSADGVYLPGIPSPDEEKLFAQNLSFYRLLRRCMSSDPAKRFASIRELETQLFGILREYLALAEHRQFPAQHSLYSPQRSTFGTKHMVFRTDQLIDGIERNVRITSEEVNAALPVPLLDRTDPGAILISGASYAEPSQTLQTLRDAMAQEEFANSKEIPLGVVRTLLDLGFIDEARSWLDTLDATLSDDWRHQWYSGVTSLFLDDYVMAQRHFNEVYNILPGEAAPKLARAAVCEMLLQGMGMDSTPLLSPDTAVSAAELKGNTIGMWSELTKDPETLRFKALYLYALVWRTNPTTVSSAFGLARQLVAENQVDLAVSTLDQVPQNSTHRRMAELTAILHLISGDLSESRIRRAARRLESIPTNEPRFLQIKIAIMNAALTWLRQSRLEAAAADNDLFDYRFTQVGLRTGLYDSLRLLARSAPNVHHRYTLVDMANQVRPMTWF, encoded by the coding sequence ATGAATGACCCTCTAAGTCGTGGAACCGAGGCCATCCCCTTTGATCCTTTCGCAGACGATGAGGAGGATGACCTCTCGGGGCTTCTTAATGATCTCAGCAGTATCCAAAAAGACACGGATACAGATGCTCGTTCACGGGAAAAGTCGATCTCCACATTTCGCTCCCGGCGCGGCACTAACCGCGATGACCGCACCGTGGCTAACGGCATGGTCACCCTGCCTTTTATCCCAGTTTCCACAGCGGAAGAAATGCTCAAGGACGATGCCTATATTGAGCAGAAAGGCCTAGAAAAGCCGCTTCTTCACCCCGGCGATATCCTGGCCAATCAGTATGAGGTCCGGGGCGTGATCGCTCATGGTGGTATGGGTTGGATCTATGTGGCTAGCGACCGTAATGTTTCTGGGCGCGTCGTGGTGCTCAAAGGCATGCGCGATAAAGCCAATGCCAATCCTCACGACTACGGCGCGGCCGTGGCGGAACGGGAATTTCTAGCGGATATTACGCACCCGGGAATCGTAAAATCTTATAACTTCATTGATGATCACCGCGTTGAAGGCGGCTTTATTGTCATGGAGTACGTCCCGGGGCCGTCGCTGGCAGATCGGCGCAAAGAGCAGCCGGGAGGGTTCTTCTCCATCGATATTGCCATCGCATATATTTTGGAGATTCTTCCTGCTCTCGACTACCTACACTCGCGCGGCGTGGTCTATAACGACCTTAAGCCGGATAACATCATTGTTGCCGAGGACCAGGTAAAATTGATTGACCTAGGCGCGGTCTCTGGCATTGGAGCTTTTGGATATATCTACAGCACAAAGGGATTTCAAGCTCCGGAGGTAGCCACCGATGGCCCCTCGATCGCGAGTGATATCTATACGATTGGCCGGACTCTTGCCGCCCTGACGGTGGATCTTCCTTCTGCCGATGGAGTTTATTTACCCGGCATCCCCTCCCCTGATGAGGAAAAGCTCTTTGCCCAGAATCTTTCCTTTTACCGCCTACTGCGCCGCTGCATGAGCAGCGATCCGGCTAAGCGTTTTGCCTCTATACGTGAGCTGGAGACTCAGCTTTTTGGGATTTTGCGGGAGTATCTCGCGCTGGCGGAGCACCGGCAGTTCCCCGCCCAGCACTCGCTTTATTCGCCCCAGCGTTCCACCTTTGGTACCAAGCACATGGTGTTTCGCACAGATCAGCTTATCGACGGCATCGAGCGCAACGTTCGCATCACCTCAGAGGAGGTCAACGCAGCGCTGCCAGTCCCCCTCTTAGATCGCACCGACCCTGGCGCGATTCTGATTTCCGGTGCCTCTTATGCGGAGCCTTCGCAAACATTGCAGACGCTACGCGACGCTATGGCTCAGGAAGAATTTGCAAACTCCAAAGAGATTCCCCTGGGCGTAGTGCGCACGCTGTTAGATCTGGGATTTATTGATGAAGCACGCTCTTGGCTGGACACATTAGACGCCACGTTGAGTGATGATTGGCGCCATCAGTGGTACTCAGGCGTAACATCGCTGTTTCTCGACGATTACGTGATGGCTCAGCGCCACTTTAACGAGGTCTATAATATTCTTCCTGGCGAGGCCGCCCCAAAGCTCGCTCGCGCTGCTGTCTGCGAGATGTTGCTCCAGGGCATGGGCATGGATTCAACGCCGTTGTTATCTCCAGATACCGCGGTCTCCGCCGCGGAGCTCAAGGGCAACACCATTGGTATGTGGAGTGAATTGACTAAGGACCCTGAAACTCTGCGTTTCAAGGCCCTCTATCTTTATGCGTTGGTATGGCGGACAAATCCCACCACAGTATCCTCGGCTTTTGGGTTGGCTCGGCAGTTGGTAGCGGAGAACCAGGTCGATCTAGCGGTATCTACGCTAGATCAGGTTCCGCAAAACTCTACGCACAGGCGTATGGCCGAGCTCACTGCCATTTTGCACCTGATCAGCGGCGACCTCAGCGAGTCACGTATCAGGCGAGCAGCTCGTAGGCTTGAAAGCATTCCGACCAACGAGCCGCGCTTCTTGCAGATCAAGATAGCGATCATGAACGCCGCTTTGACGTGGTTACGCCAATCTCGCCTAGAGGCTGCAGCAGCGGACAATGATCTCTTTGACTATCGCTTTACGCAGGTGGGCCTGCGCACCGGGCTTTATGATTCTCTCCGGCTTTTAGCGCGCAGTGCCCCCAATGTCCACCATCGGTATACGTTGGTGGACATGGCCAATCAGGTCCGGCCGATGACCTGGTTTTAG
- a CDS encoding GNAT family N-acetyltransferase translates to MNTIFAVSPLQDLSPLEVHKIYKLRVDVFVHEQQAAYKEIDEVDAQDTTLHIQAWSPHKELLGVARIFPEGPVVRLGRFVVDKEQRGTGLARELMFQALRLIYEQYPGRDTFIHAQSALEDYYATYGFVRSGAPFEEDGIPHLPMALSSEKLANMFYTHKI, encoded by the coding sequence ATGAACACAATCTTTGCGGTGTCGCCCCTTCAGGATCTTTCACCCCTTGAGGTTCACAAGATCTATAAGCTCCGGGTAGATGTCTTTGTTCATGAGCAACAGGCAGCCTACAAAGAGATTGATGAGGTCGACGCCCAAGACACCACGCTGCACATCCAGGCTTGGTCACCGCATAAAGAGCTTCTGGGCGTGGCACGCATCTTCCCCGAGGGGCCAGTGGTCCGATTGGGAAGGTTTGTTGTGGACAAGGAGCAGCGCGGAACCGGATTGGCGCGCGAACTGATGTTCCAGGCGCTTCGCCTTATTTATGAGCAATACCCCGGGCGAGACACCTTTATACATGCACAATCAGCCCTGGAAGATTACTACGCGACCTATGGGTTTGTGCGGTCAGGAGCACCATTTGAGGAAGATGGAATACCGCATCTTCCCATGGCTTTAAGTTCAGAAAAGCTCGCTAACATGTTCTATACCCATAAAATTTAG
- a CDS encoding acetate kinase encodes MALVLVLNSGSSSIKFQLVDPTQHATDAPFASGLVEQIGEPKGKITLKHGGEKYVVEAPIADHTAGLDLAFKLMGEHGCGPKDVELEAVGHRVVHGGQVFSQPELITDEVVEAIRGLIPLAPLHNPANISGIEVARTLLPELPHVAVFDTGFFYSMPPASALYAIESETATKNGVRRYGFHGTSHEYISQQVPKLLGKDPEDVNQITLHLGNGASAAAIRQGNPIDTSMGMTPLAGLAMGTRSGDIDPGIIFHLYRTAGMSIDEIDDLLNKRSGVKGISGVNDFRELHQLIAEGNEDARLAYKVYIQQLRRFIGSYMISLGRIDAITFTAGVGENDDAVRADALADLENFGIKIDLEANAVRADGAREISTPDSTIKVFVVPTNEELAIARYAKTIAESV; translated from the coding sequence ATGGCGTTGGTCCTAGTTCTCAATTCGGGCTCTTCATCGATCAAGTTCCAGCTTGTCGATCCCACCCAGCACGCAACCGATGCTCCCTTTGCATCCGGTCTTGTCGAGCAGATCGGTGAGCCTAAGGGCAAAATCACGTTGAAGCATGGTGGCGAGAAGTACGTTGTGGAAGCCCCAATTGCCGACCACACCGCAGGCCTGGATCTGGCATTCAAGCTCATGGGTGAGCACGGCTGTGGCCCCAAAGACGTTGAGCTTGAAGCCGTTGGACACCGAGTAGTTCACGGCGGCCAGGTTTTCTCCCAGCCTGAACTGATTACTGACGAGGTCGTGGAAGCAATCCGCGGTCTCATCCCGCTGGCTCCTCTGCACAACCCAGCGAATATCTCTGGTATTGAGGTTGCACGCACACTCTTGCCTGAGCTCCCACACGTTGCCGTGTTTGATACCGGTTTCTTCTACTCGATGCCTCCAGCCTCGGCGCTGTATGCGATTGAGAGCGAGACCGCCACAAAGAATGGTGTGCGTCGGTACGGCTTCCACGGCACCAGCCACGAGTACATCTCGCAGCAGGTTCCTAAGCTCTTGGGTAAGGATCCAGAGGACGTTAACCAGATCACCCTACACTTGGGCAACGGCGCTTCTGCTGCGGCGATCCGCCAGGGTAATCCGATTGATACCTCCATGGGTATGACCCCATTGGCTGGTCTGGCAATGGGCACTCGCTCCGGTGACATCGATCCAGGCATCATCTTCCACCTGTACCGCACGGCAGGCATGAGCATTGATGAGATCGATGATCTGCTTAACAAGCGTTCCGGTGTGAAGGGCATCTCGGGTGTTAATGACTTCCGCGAGCTGCATCAGCTGATTGCAGAGGGCAACGAGGACGCTCGCCTTGCTTACAAGGTCTACATCCAGCAGCTGCGCCGCTTCATCGGCTCCTACATGATATCTCTGGGCCGTATCGACGCCATCACCTTTACCGCAGGCGTAGGCGAAAACGATGATGCGGTGCGTGCAGACGCTCTTGCAGACCTAGAGAACTTTGGTATCAAGATTGATTTGGAGGCCAACGCAGTGCGTGCCGACGGCGCCCGCGAAATCTCCACCCCAGATTCCACAATCAAGGTCTTCGTGGTTCCTACAAACGAGGAACTCGCTATTGCTCGTTACGCAAAGACCATCGCGGAATCTGTCTAA